One genomic region from Macellibacteroides fermentans encodes:
- the thrC gene encoding threonine synthase, translated as MKYYSTNRLAPLATLEEAVVKGLAGDKGLYMPEKIKALPSSFFEKMKDMSFQEISYVVADAFFGEDVDADTLKQIVYDTLPFDAPVVHVNNSIYSLELYHGPTLAFKDVGGRFMARLLGHFIRKQGKKEVNVLVATSGDTGSAVANGFLGVPGIHVYVLYPKGKVSPIQECQFTTLGQNITALEIEGTFDDCQALVKSAFMDKELNAHMQLTSANSINVARFLPQAFYYFYAYAQLAKMGKADNLVFCVPSGNFGNITAGLFGMRMGLPVKRFIAANNRNDVFLQYLQTGIYTPRPSVTTIANAMDVGDPSNFARILDLYGNSHEAVCEKISGCMYTDEEIAETVKSTFTETGYLLDPHGACGYRALKEQLKEGETGVFLETAHPAKFKDTVEAIIEEPVEIPGKLQEFMKGTKQSIGLQKDFEGFKSFLMNC; from the coding sequence ATGAAATATTATAGTACAAACAGACTGGCTCCTCTTGCCACCTTGGAAGAGGCGGTAGTTAAAGGACTGGCAGGCGACAAGGGTCTGTATATGCCAGAAAAGATAAAGGCATTACCATCATCTTTCTTCGAAAAAATGAAGGATATGTCTTTTCAGGAAATTTCATACGTAGTTGCCGATGCCTTTTTTGGCGAAGATGTAGATGCCGATACCCTGAAACAAATTGTTTACGACACCCTACCCTTCGATGCTCCGGTGGTGCATGTAAACAATTCTATTTATAGTCTGGAGTTATATCACGGCCCCACGCTTGCATTTAAAGACGTAGGTGGCAGATTTATGGCCCGTCTGTTAGGTCATTTTATACGTAAACAAGGCAAGAAAGAGGTCAACGTATTGGTTGCCACCTCGGGAGATACCGGAAGTGCCGTTGCCAATGGCTTTTTGGGTGTACCGGGTATCCATGTGTATGTATTATACCCCAAAGGGAAAGTCAGCCCCATTCAGGAATGCCAGTTCACCACTTTGGGTCAGAATATTACAGCCCTGGAAATTGAAGGAACATTCGACGACTGCCAGGCACTCGTAAAGTCGGCTTTCATGGACAAGGAGCTGAATGCTCACATGCAACTGACATCGGCTAACTCCATTAATGTGGCACGTTTCCTGCCACAGGCATTCTACTACTTTTATGCCTATGCACAACTGGCTAAGATGGGTAAGGCAGATAACCTTGTATTCTGTGTTCCGAGTGGTAACTTTGGAAATATAACAGCCGGACTATTTGGAATGCGGATGGGATTACCTGTTAAACGTTTTATTGCAGCCAACAATCGGAACGATGTATTTCTGCAGTATCTGCAAACAGGTATCTATACCCCTCGTCCCTCGGTGACTACCATAGCCAATGCCATGGATGTAGGCGACCCCAGTAATTTTGCCCGCATACTGGATCTGTACGGAAATTCACACGAAGCCGTCTGTGAAAAAATCAGCGGATGCATGTATACAGATGAAGAAATAGCCGAGACAGTAAAGTCAACCTTTACAGAAACCGGTTATTTGCTGGATCCTCACGGAGCTTGTGGATACCGCGCCCTGAAGGAGCAACTAAAAGAGGGGGAAACCGGTGTTTTCCTGGAAACAGCACATCCGGCCAAATTCAAAGATACTGTAGAAGCCATCATTGAAGAACCTGTCGAAATTCCCGGCAAGTTGCAGGAGTTTATGAAGGGAACCAAACAAAGCATCGGATTGCAGAAGGATTTTGAAGGATTCAAAAGCTTTTTGATGAATTGCTGA